In Desulfatiglans sp., the following are encoded in one genomic region:
- a CDS encoding ABC transporter permease, with amino-acid sequence MFENYLITTINNLVKNKLYSAINIIGLALGLAVCIVITLYVRDQYSYDKQWKNSDRIYRINFTGGLPGMEPVTMPAAPVPAIPALKQYYNGKIENGSRAFTSSMVVDTGTAKYNEKLVRIDPEFLDIFQFETLSGNLENTLDNPSNIALSTGVASRYFGESNPLGKIITMIYFGSKIDYRVTAVYDIKGNSILDVPMLTLFTDTSLPPILRSWNNLNTATYFKLKKGVGI; translated from the coding sequence ATGTTTGAAAATTATTTGATAACAACAATAAACAACTTAGTAAAAAACAAACTTTACAGCGCAATCAATATAATCGGTCTGGCCTTAGGCCTTGCTGTCTGTATAGTAATTACTCTCTATGTGAGAGATCAGTATTCCTATGACAAACAATGGAAAAATTCCGACAGGATTTACAGGATAAACTTTACCGGAGGTTTACCTGGAATGGAGCCTGTGACGATGCCCGCTGCCCCGGTACCGGCCATACCCGCTTTGAAACAATACTATAATGGCAAGATAGAGAATGGATCAAGGGCATTTACAAGCAGTATGGTAGTTGATACCGGAACTGCAAAATATAATGAAAAACTGGTCCGGATTGACCCGGAATTTTTGGATATTTTCCAGTTCGAGACTCTTTCCGGAAACCTTGAGAATACACTCGATAACCCGTCAAATATTGCGCTGAGCACCGGAGTCGCATCAAGATATTTTGGGGAGAGTAATCCTCTTGGTAAAATAATAACCATGATCTATTTTGGGTCTAAAATTGATTACAGGGTTACAGCAGTATATGATATCAAGGGTAACTCCATTCTTGATGTCCCGATGTTAACACTCTTTACAGATACCAGTCTGCCGCCCATATTAAGGAGTTGGAATAATCTGAATACAGCCACCTATTTTAAATTGAAAAAGGGTGTTGGTATC